Proteins co-encoded in one Hyla sarda isolate aHylSar1 chromosome 4, aHylSar1.hap1, whole genome shotgun sequence genomic window:
- the NTF3 gene encoding neurotrophin-3 isoform X2 produces the protein MILQVNKVMSILFCVMFLPYLCGIHATTMDKRNLPESSVNSLFIKLMQADLLKNKLPKQVVNTKEVKQQSTIPKAEILDLDMVDNGKSDFQPVISIEAELFKQQKQKRYNSPRVLLSDSLPLEPPPLYLMDDFIGHSSSSNRTSRRKRFADHKSHRGEYSVCDSESLWVTDKSNAIDIRGHQVTVLGEIKTGNSPVKQYFYETRCKDARPVKNGCRGIDDKHWNSQCKTSQTYVRALTSENNKLVGWRWIRIDTSCVCALSRKIGRT, from the exons ATG ATCTTACAGGTGAATAAGGTGATGTCCATCCTGTTCTGTGTGATGTTTCTTCCTTATCTTTGTGGCATCCACGCTACCACCATGGATAAAAGGAATTTGCCAGAAAGTTCAGTCAATTCCCTATTTATTAAGCTCATGCAAGCAGACCTTCTCAAAAACAAACTTCCCAAGCAAGTGGTCAACACCAAGGAAGTAAAGCAGCAAAGTACGATACCGAAAGCGGAAATACTTGACTTGGACATGGTTGATAATGGGAAATCTGACTTCCAACCGGTCATCTCAATAGAAGCGGAGCTGTTTAAGcagcaaaaacaaaaacgctATAACTCACCGCGCGTGCTCTTGAGTGATAGTCTTCCCTTGGAACCACCACCTTTGTATCTTATGGATGACTTTATTGGACACTCTTCATCCTCCAACAGAACCTCAAGGAGGAAACGATTTGCCGACCACAAAAGTCACCGAGGGGAATATTCTGTGTGTGATAGTGAAAGTTTATGGGTCACAGATAAGTCAAATGCAATTGACATTCGGGGACATCAAGTAACTGTGTTGGGTGAAATTAAGACTGGGAATTCACCCGTCAAGCAATATTTTTATGAAACCAGATGTAAAGACGCCAGACCAGTCAAAAATGGCTGCCGAGGTATTGATGACAAACACTGGAATTCTCAATGTAAAACCTCCCAAACTTATGTCCGAGCATTGACTTCAGAAAACAATAAACTGGTGGGCTGGCGATGGATAAGAATAGACACGTCTTGCGTGTGCGCGTTATCGAGGAAAATAGGAAGAACATAG
- the NTF3 gene encoding neurotrophin-3 isoform X4, whose amino-acid sequence MSILFCVMFLPYLCGIHATTMDKRNLPESSVNSLFIKLMQADLLKNKLPKQVVNTKEVKQQSTIPKAEILDLDMVDNGKSDFQPVISIEAELFKQQKQKRYNSPRVLLSDSLPLEPPPLYLMDDFIGHSSSSNRTSRRKRFADHKSHRGEYSVCDSESLWVTDKSNAIDIRGHQVTVLGEIKTGNSPVKQYFYETRCKDARPVKNGCRGIDDKHWNSQCKTSQTYVRALTSENNKLVGWRWIRIDTSCVCALSRKIGRT is encoded by the coding sequence ATGTCCATCCTGTTCTGTGTGATGTTTCTTCCTTATCTTTGTGGCATCCACGCTACCACCATGGATAAAAGGAATTTGCCAGAAAGTTCAGTCAATTCCCTATTTATTAAGCTCATGCAAGCAGACCTTCTCAAAAACAAACTTCCCAAGCAAGTGGTCAACACCAAGGAAGTAAAGCAGCAAAGTACGATACCGAAAGCGGAAATACTTGACTTGGACATGGTTGATAATGGGAAATCTGACTTCCAACCGGTCATCTCAATAGAAGCGGAGCTGTTTAAGcagcaaaaacaaaaacgctATAACTCACCGCGCGTGCTCTTGAGTGATAGTCTTCCCTTGGAACCACCACCTTTGTATCTTATGGATGACTTTATTGGACACTCTTCATCCTCCAACAGAACCTCAAGGAGGAAACGATTTGCCGACCACAAAAGTCACCGAGGGGAATATTCTGTGTGTGATAGTGAAAGTTTATGGGTCACAGATAAGTCAAATGCAATTGACATTCGGGGACATCAAGTAACTGTGTTGGGTGAAATTAAGACTGGGAATTCACCCGTCAAGCAATATTTTTATGAAACCAGATGTAAAGACGCCAGACCAGTCAAAAATGGCTGCCGAGGTATTGATGACAAACACTGGAATTCTCAATGTAAAACCTCCCAAACTTATGTCCGAGCATTGACTTCAGAAAACAATAAACTGGTGGGCTGGCGATGGATAAGAATAGACACGTCTTGCGTGTGCGCGTTATCGAGGAAAATAGGAAGAACATAG
- the NTF3 gene encoding neurotrophin-3 isoform X1: MVNPTTTILQVNKVMSILFCVMFLPYLCGIHATTMDKRNLPESSVNSLFIKLMQADLLKNKLPKQVVNTKEVKQQSTIPKAEILDLDMVDNGKSDFQPVISIEAELFKQQKQKRYNSPRVLLSDSLPLEPPPLYLMDDFIGHSSSSNRTSRRKRFADHKSHRGEYSVCDSESLWVTDKSNAIDIRGHQVTVLGEIKTGNSPVKQYFYETRCKDARPVKNGCRGIDDKHWNSQCKTSQTYVRALTSENNKLVGWRWIRIDTSCVCALSRKIGRT, encoded by the coding sequence ATCTTACAGGTGAATAAGGTGATGTCCATCCTGTTCTGTGTGATGTTTCTTCCTTATCTTTGTGGCATCCACGCTACCACCATGGATAAAAGGAATTTGCCAGAAAGTTCAGTCAATTCCCTATTTATTAAGCTCATGCAAGCAGACCTTCTCAAAAACAAACTTCCCAAGCAAGTGGTCAACACCAAGGAAGTAAAGCAGCAAAGTACGATACCGAAAGCGGAAATACTTGACTTGGACATGGTTGATAATGGGAAATCTGACTTCCAACCGGTCATCTCAATAGAAGCGGAGCTGTTTAAGcagcaaaaacaaaaacgctATAACTCACCGCGCGTGCTCTTGAGTGATAGTCTTCCCTTGGAACCACCACCTTTGTATCTTATGGATGACTTTATTGGACACTCTTCATCCTCCAACAGAACCTCAAGGAGGAAACGATTTGCCGACCACAAAAGTCACCGAGGGGAATATTCTGTGTGTGATAGTGAAAGTTTATGGGTCACAGATAAGTCAAATGCAATTGACATTCGGGGACATCAAGTAACTGTGTTGGGTGAAATTAAGACTGGGAATTCACCCGTCAAGCAATATTTTTATGAAACCAGATGTAAAGACGCCAGACCAGTCAAAAATGGCTGCCGAGGTATTGATGACAAACACTGGAATTCTCAATGTAAAACCTCCCAAACTTATGTCCGAGCATTGACTTCAGAAAACAATAAACTGGTGGGCTGGCGATGGATAAGAATAGACACGTCTTGCGTGTGCGCGTTATCGAGGAAAATAGGAAGAACATAG
- the NTF3 gene encoding neurotrophin-3 isoform X3, which yields MILQVNKVMSILFCVMFLPYLCGIHATTMDKRNLPESSVNSLFIKLMQADLLKNKLPKQVVNTKEVKQQSTIPKAEILDLDMVDNGKSDFQPVISIEAELFKQQKQKRYNSPRVLLSDSLPLEPPPLYLMDDFIGHSSSSNRTSRRKRFADHKSHRGEYSVCDSESLWVTDKSNAIDIRGHQVTVLGEIKTGNSPVKQYFYETRCKDARPVKNGCRGIDDKHWNSQCKTSQTYVRALTSENNKLVGWRWIRIDTSCVCALSRKIGRT from the coding sequence ATCTTACAGGTGAATAAGGTGATGTCCATCCTGTTCTGTGTGATGTTTCTTCCTTATCTTTGTGGCATCCACGCTACCACCATGGATAAAAGGAATTTGCCAGAAAGTTCAGTCAATTCCCTATTTATTAAGCTCATGCAAGCAGACCTTCTCAAAAACAAACTTCCCAAGCAAGTGGTCAACACCAAGGAAGTAAAGCAGCAAAGTACGATACCGAAAGCGGAAATACTTGACTTGGACATGGTTGATAATGGGAAATCTGACTTCCAACCGGTCATCTCAATAGAAGCGGAGCTGTTTAAGcagcaaaaacaaaaacgctATAACTCACCGCGCGTGCTCTTGAGTGATAGTCTTCCCTTGGAACCACCACCTTTGTATCTTATGGATGACTTTATTGGACACTCTTCATCCTCCAACAGAACCTCAAGGAGGAAACGATTTGCCGACCACAAAAGTCACCGAGGGGAATATTCTGTGTGTGATAGTGAAAGTTTATGGGTCACAGATAAGTCAAATGCAATTGACATTCGGGGACATCAAGTAACTGTGTTGGGTGAAATTAAGACTGGGAATTCACCCGTCAAGCAATATTTTTATGAAACCAGATGTAAAGACGCCAGACCAGTCAAAAATGGCTGCCGAGGTATTGATGACAAACACTGGAATTCTCAATGTAAAACCTCCCAAACTTATGTCCGAGCATTGACTTCAGAAAACAATAAACTGGTGGGCTGGCGATGGATAAGAATAGACACGTCTTGCGTGTGCGCGTTATCGAGGAAAATAGGAAGAACATAG